A genome region from Piliocolobus tephrosceles isolate RC106 chromosome 8, ASM277652v3, whole genome shotgun sequence includes the following:
- the LOC111521519 gene encoding olfactory receptor-like protein OLF3 — translation MSQLGRDNVTWVSEFILMGLSSDRQTQAGLFVLFGATYLLILLGNGLILLLFWLDVRLHLPMYFFLCHLSLVDICYTSSGVPQMLVHFLLEKKTISFARCGTQLFFSLALGGTEFLLLAAMAYDRYVAVCNPLCYIAVMSPRLCMALAAVSWLVGLANSAMETALTMHLPTCGHNVLNHVACETLALVRLACVDITFNQVVIVASSVVVLLVPGCLVSLSYTHIIVAILRIRSTQGRRKAFGTCASHLTVVSISYGMALFTYMQPRSMASAEQEKVVVLFYTVATPMLNPLIYSLRNKDVKAALSRVLMTSSELKH, via the coding sequence ATGTCCCAATTGGGAAGGGACAACGTGACCTGGGTGAGTGAGTTCATCCTAATGGGTCTCTCCAGTGACAGGCAAACCCAGGCTGGACTCTTTGTCTTATTTGGGGCCACCTACCTGCTGATCCTGCTGGGCAACGGGCTCATCCTGCTCCTATTCTGGCTGGATGTGAGACTCCACCTGCCCATGTATTTCTTCCTCTGCCACCTCTCACTCGTGGACATCTGCTACACCTCCAGCGGGGTCCCTCAGATGCTGGTGCACTTCCTCCTGGAGAAGAAGACCATCTCCTTCGCCCGATGTGGGACCCAGCTGTTTTTCTCCCTGGCCCTCGGAGGGACTGAGTTTTTGCTGCTGGCCGCAATGGCCTATGACCGCTACGTGGCTGTCTGCAACCCCTTGTGTTACATAGCAGTGATGAGCCCAAGGCTCTGCATGGCACTGGCAGCTGTCTCTTGGCTAGTGGGCCTGGCTAATTCTGCTATGGAGACCGCACTGACCATGCACCTGCCCACCTGTGGGCACAACGTGTTGAACCATGTGGCCTGTGAGACACTGGCACTGGTCAGGTTGGCCTGCGTGGACATCACCTTCAATCAGGTGGTCATAGTGGCCTCCAGTGTGGTGGTGCTGCTGGTGCCCGGCTGCCTGGTCTCACTGTCCTACACCCACATCATAGTTGCCATCCTGCGGATCCGCTCCACCCAGGGGCGCCGCAAGGCCTTCGGGACCTGTGCCTCCCACCTCACTGTGGTCTCAATATCCTATGGGATGGCCCTCTTCACCTACATGCAGCCTCGTTCCATGGCCTCAGCTGAGCAGGAAAAGGTAGTGGTGCTCTTTTATACTGTGGCGACCCCCATGTTGAATCCTCTCATATACAGTCTGCGGAACAAGGATGTGAAGGCAGCTCTGAGTCGAGTTCTGATGACAAGCTCTGAATTAAAACATTAG